Part of the Benincasa hispida cultivar B227 chromosome 11, ASM972705v1, whole genome shotgun sequence genome, TCAAATTTAATActcattttgaattttcaaatcttctaccacaactaattttaaaatcttcatttgaaatttaaattatgatattatagtaattatccCAACTGagatttattgtttttattatacttTCTATTAAACTTAATCAAGATTCacggttttaaaatattttttaatattatatttattatccttttgtTTCAAACATAAAAGATTAGAATATAACACGTAGCCCTAGCTTTCTTCATCCTCTCGATGTTTTCTTCTTATGGCTGTTAAACGATTGAGAGTTTTGTTCAATGGTAAGTGAGATGAAAATAACTACAATCATGACTTCCAATTTATAGAAGTTTCTGTTGGTtcaaacatatattttaaacatcttGTCGATCTAATCCAATCTAAGGCTTTTCCAACTTTTGAATGTATTATTTCTCGGTTAACAATGTATCGGGATGACTACAAAAATCGTAATATGATTAGAATCATGGAAGACAAAGATGTGAAGTCCTAATGTGATTAGAATCGTGGAAGACAATTGACGACAAGTCTACTTTACAGGATGAAAGACTCGGCTTAATCGGTTACAACCAATAGTTTAAGTCGCAGAGGCTCATCTTTCCAAAGTGATTCCTATCGAGCCATTGTGAAAAGTTAGGCCAAGCATATAGACGGTGTTGGTATTAATCTGTTTTCCTTGAGGGTCTTATACACACCTTCACTGATTCGATCAAGGAAGAATGTATCATCCTcgaatattgtttgtttttcttctatTCATCATATCTCCACGATTGACATCCACACCACATCATAATTGGTTAATAATTTCAATTGACGATTTTTAATTAGGATATTCACACTCTACTCTAAAtcagttttttttcttcatgaatgcaattatttagataaagtttttattagTCCAGCTCTCACTTTCTAAACTAATATTTTGGTTTAGAACCAAGAAAAAATATTGTTACAAAATTTTGGGTAAGTTCAACAACGATGTAGATGGTTTGGTTGAGTGATTTTCAATTGTAGTATATTTGTTGGGCGTAGTTTGGAAACTAATTACACTGTATTTGTAGGTCACATAAATATCTCATTGAAAGTATAACcaaaaactttcaaaagatCTTTGATGACTACAAAACCTTTTTCCGAATTACaatgtaattaattttctttaacaCTAAAATGCCCCCATCTGGATTTTTCAAAGTTTTGAGTAGAGTGGAGGAAATTATAGTTGCGATGATAGATTAAAAAACAATGATTCTATTCACGAACGCACCTTTGTTCGCGGAGGAGTcgatttggagaggaaaatggCGGCAACTTGGTTGGAGAAGAGGTCGATGCAGTGATTAGAGCCTAGTCAATCGATAGTCTCTAGATGTTAGTTTTAATAACAATGTAATTACGAATATTTCTTAATAAGCCAATTGCAATCTCATTTGTATGGCTAGGGTTAGTTTAGACTTTTACAAATTCGtttatttttactttaattTGTTTTGCCATTTTTGTGATTGAAATGATGATTTACTAaacaaatgaaaagttaaatCTACTCTTCTTTTCGTCTgcccattttcaaaataaaaaaagttaccAAACGAGAGCAAAGTGGTTGGGCCATTTCAAAAAATAGAATGACCAAACCTTATACAAAatccaataattattttagtACCAAAATCTAgtatttatcatttttattttgtttgaggAGCCTCATCAATGTcatattgaatatatattttacaatCCTCTAATGCatgagaaaatatttatttatttatttgatcaaAAAATGTTTtagtaaataaaaatttagcaCTTATTGGTAAAtactgaaaattttatttaaatttaaagtccaatggaataaaaaattatatctatACTTTCCCAAGTTTGGggctttattatttaaaaaaatataaaaggaaaaagtgGACCAGGAATCAATCGGGATCGTCCATCTTctttcaatttattattattagtattttgaatattctttcaaatatttattggaaaaagaaaaaattgggcATGCTCGGCATGGCTCAAACGTCCGGACATGTCAGATGAGATTAATACAACTTTGACTTGGgacataatattaattataattatttgaccacattttatatttctttctcCTCTTTATTTAATTCTCTATATTCTCTCAACtccaaacaaaatttaaagCAAATCCAATAAAAGATTATgcatatttaaattgattttcataaggccttttctttccttttctatttttgaagaatttaaagaactttttaattacatatatatttttcttttttaagaaaaaaaatagttttcttttttgaaaaaaaaatcagaatatTTAAAGTTATATtgcttacattttttttaaataacataaTTACAAAAGTGAAGGATTAAACTTCCCACCTCAAGAATGAACATGTTAGTTATTACCGAGCTAAACTCACTTTAACAATTCACAcatccattttcttttaattaagtgtTTTCAAATTGGTCGATGATTACTTTGGAAAACATGgaacaaaatcaaaatatttcaaccaaaaaacaaaaaaagacaagcaaaaagaaaaatctaggGCCATATAATAAGATAATACAACCATATTTGGTAACATTTTTATCTTCCTTAATTTTTAGTAAATATATGGGTAACggttcatattttttattttttatttttaagattttttttttaaaaaaaaattgtatagatAGTctgaaataaaaaaagaaagaaaaaaaaacttattgttTTTTACTTCCCATCCCCGAGAGTAAAAATGGCATAATCATGaacatttaataaataaataaataaataactactgttcaaaaataaaaattttatttttgtgatttaaaaatattaatgaaaaaaagCTTACCAAACACatttccattttgtttttaataaaagagaaattcccaaatgtttttttgtttttcttcattcaaaggaaattaaaaagggaaaaaaaatgtaaacagAAACACTTAATCATAACaattagggttgttttcaaatataagcaAAATTTTATCGTCTATATACGAAAGATTGCGACAGATAACGATAGATTACTATATGTATTTATATGACACATGTAGACATAGGTAGTAGTCTATTGCTATCTGTCGCAATCTATCACAGACCAATTATGATATTtagttattatttgtaaatatttttaacagttttatcgtgtaaaataaattttctcaCAAATGATCTATTTTAGGCCACAGAAATGGAGATTCAACCGTGAAGGACTTTTatttgtataataatataatgtCACAGCCTTAAAAAGCACTCAAATAGCAAGGAAATCACAATTCATTGTTCCTATACATATATACTTTTAACATATTCTACTCTTTCAAAGTTTCAAGTGTCCAAAGAACACGCTATAACTCAAAACAATGTCAAACATTTTctctacttttttctttttattttccatcCCTTTAATTAAGTTCACAGCTATAATAACAAAGATTTTGAAGTTAAAATGAGGGGAAGAACCTATTGAGGTTCCAAGGAAGGGAGTAGAACTCTTCACTTCTCGTATCGAGATTGAACGACCAAAACTTCTCCCACCAATGCCGCCCACTGTCTCGGCGAGTTGAGCTATGGTTCCTCATCAATGTTATGTCCAAGAAGAAAGCAACCACAGCAGCCACAGTTGCTGGGGAAGAAAATATCACTTgcacaatgttgttgaactGAAATGACAACAAAAAACATTGACACTTGAGAAATTCAGACAGCATATTCATCTGCTAATCAGACATTAACAACAATGCTGTTTCTGTTAATCAAGTTGGAGTAAATTTGAGCTCACCCATTTGGCTTTAGTGTGAACAGGACCATGACCAGAAATGAAAAGATACTCATTGAAGTACTGGGGCACAGAGAGGCCCAAGAACAGCGAAAATCCGAGTACGAACTTTGACCGAAAGCTGTTGAGGTTGCAGAACTGAAGGAACCCAAGACCAGCTGAAGCTGTTTGTTCAATGGGATATCATAATAAAAGCCTAGAGTTTAATTCTCTGTAGGATGAGATGAATTGGCTAAACTAACATTTTCCGTACAGCAGCAAATTGAAAACGATTTGCCCCCACCACCCTGACTTTCATTTACAGCAGCATTTCATGGGGTAATGATAAGATTTTTGCATAAAAGTTTATGttaaaagttcaaaatcaaagcccaaaaaaaaaaaaaaaaaaaaagtgatgcaTAAAAAGCTTCAAGTCCTCCATTTTTGACATAATCAGAAATAAAAAGTTTGGAATTGTCATTTAGGACAGACACATGTTATTGGAAATTGGTTCATATTCTTAATTTGTCTATCTTTGTCCTGTTTGGTTGTTTTGTTAGTATTTTACTCAAAGTGGATCCATAGCTacatcaaattttggtttaggaGGTAAAGGTTATAAAGTTATGATGGCTTAACTAAAGACGATAAAGGCTAGTTGAACTTTGTCTCATTCAATTATTTGTACTTTTATGATAGCTCGCTCACACTCTATAGTTGTTGGAGTAGCTGAAAATTTATGGTCAACTGATATAGATAATTTGAAATAAGCATTAACAGCTATAATAAATAATGGCAGTGTGTGCAATATGAAGTTATTCACCATTCTATTTCAGTAATCTTAAGTGTAGGGTGGTTTTAATGGTTTGTAGCAGGTGGTTTTGGCTTTGACTAGAAATGTTTGCGTGGTTACAAATTGAGTATAATATAAGATGATTTCAAGTCCATTAATAAGTATGGATCAGAATGATAATTAACCACCCTATTATTAATTctatgtttttgaaaattaagtttaccAGCTTGCAGGTTTCTTTATTTTGTGAACTACATTctaataacatttttaaaatcttaCCTAAATTAAAGTAGTTCGCAAGGTTTTTAGTTTTCATCTGGCCAAGAATTCAAAACTACTTACAAAAAGGTGAAGAGAAAAGGAATAAACacagttttcaaaaacaaagagaacacaaaattcactctttcctaaTCTTTAGCTGGCAGTCTACTATTTGATACATTTAGATTCTTTTGGGTTTTTTCTGAACAAGACTGATCACAGAGCATTGACGATTTTACAATAGAAAGTAACTTACCTACATAGGCAAAAAGGACACAGTACAAAGCTGCCATTAATGATAAGGGAACAGAAGCAAGGACAGCACCAAATTTGCCTGTTATCATGATAAGATAATCTTGAAAAactgttaaataaataaaattacagaaGTAATACTAAAGATTAAGTTGAAAAATCATTTGATCGGTAGTTCTAGATCTTGCAAAGCATAATGGCAAAGTAACATTGCAGTAAATCTGTTTGAACTCGCAAGTTAATAGTTTGAATCCAAGATTACCCAGCACAGAGAAGAAAAGCATAAACCCAGCAGAAATTTGAACAGCTCTCCGGCTTCCAACTCGAGTCAAACCCAACAAACCTGCATTTTCACTGTACAGAGGGATAGTAATCGATTTGGAATCTAACTCGAGTGTTGCAACAGGCCAAAAGATAATTTACTgtcaattttatttctaataggTCCTAAACTgtgaattttgtgtctaatggtTCTCTAAACTTTAAATCGTTAAATGGagtcttaaactttcaattttttgtctGATAGGTTCTCAAAGTATTCAACTTTatttaaaagtaatgaaatctattagaacataaaattaaattttgtatctaataaaacATGAAACTTTCAATTGGTGTTCAATGAGttcatgaattttaaataatgttaaattgaTCAATAACCtcttagacacaaaattaaaagtttgtgagcttgttagatacaaaattgagaaTTTAGGGACCTATTCAATGCTTTTTAAAGTTATGggacctattagacacaaaattaaaagtttagagacttattagaaacatttttaaattttacgaATCTATTTGAAACTTAAAAGTTTAGAAGAGAAAACGTCGTAGATATTCAAAATGCAAAATAGTGGGTGGCCACTTGAAAATACAAATTGAAGATTGTGAGACATTTGAAGTCTCCAAAGTATCATATCAATAttcaatcagatcgaggtgatATCTCAAGTCAAATCTGTGAAAAGGGCGACTACTTTTGCCAGCTCTATGCTAGCAATCATCAATATCAGTTgataacattttttcttttgataagAAACCGATCGGTTCCACCTTTGTTGCTGTTTAATAAAATGGTTGGCTTTGGAGGGGTTGAAAACCTTTAGGAAGAAGAGTGTTCCACACTGAAGCTCAATAACTCCTCTAGGGAGTCAGTAATTATAAGTTTTGTGATTGTCATTCGATTGTTATTCACAACAATTATAGCCATTTCTTGTAACATTCTATATTTTGTAGTTAGTTTTCATATGACTCAATTGTATTATTTAAGGTACCTAGATAAGAATATTAGTATAATATTAGGATCGGTTATTAGATAAGAAGTTAGTTACTGAATATGGTTAGAAATAGAAGAATGGTGATTGAGTGAAGGAAGGAAGGCAATAGTTAAGTGGTTTAGATCTTGAGTTAGCATACTGATAGGATCCTCCTAACAAGAACAAACTCAAGAATACaaagaacaaacaaaaaaactaaaagatagAATTATATTGGAATatcatgaagaaattacaatatACCTTAGCACATTCTAGCACATTCTAGAGGGCTGAAAAATCCTCTCCCAAATTCCCAATTAGGAAAACCTCACATAAAATTCTTCATACCTTCCTAACACTCCCACTCCTATTTATAGCAATATTCAGCAACTAACTTCCTATCTAATTACCCTTATACCCCTTACTAATACCATACTAATATTCTACTAATACTCCTATTATTTCTATAGCTAGGGGCCTTATACATATTCAAGAGGGAGGTTCCAAGTGTCTTGAACTTGGTTTATCTTGTATTTCTTCATCATTATATTTCAATATAATTCACATCTTAGTCTTGTTAGGAGGTGTCCTAACATattctttcattatttcaatGGAAGCTGATCTAAGTATTCAGTACTATGTTGAGCAACAGAGGACTGCTCTTTCTCAAGGACTGTCCAAATTAGCTACTAGCCAACTTAATAAGGGTTTTTCTTACACTGATGCAGTGGATCCAACGCCAGCGCCAAATATACCATCCAAAAAAGTCCCTACCCCCTATACATACATGGAAAAAACATAAGTTCATTCTATCAGAAAACGTCCAACAAAGAAGGCCAATGAACACAAGAATTGGAGGATTGTTAAACTACCAGCCAACCGACGCCACGGCTGAGTACAGATGGGGGTACATGTGTGGCACTCCCATATCTTGCAGCTGCAATGAATGTTCCTGTAGACTATCAAACAGCGAAAAGAgataatatgaatatgatagCTTGTTCTAAGACCGTAAAGTATTGAATTTAGAACATCTCGTTAGGCCGTGATAAAGATCCATCATTAAGATAGCTGGTCTCCTATAACTTATGAATATCAAGGAACAAAGAAAAGTGTTGGAAATTAATAGACCTCAATGATAGCAACAAAGGCAGAAGCCATCATAGAAAAAACATCTCCAGCATCAAAACTAGGACGCCCCCATTGAAATGGATAAGGAAACTTTATCCTGTAATTAAATGGGAACCGTTGAAGGTAAATGGAAAACAAGATTTGAGCCCAACAAACCTTAAACTGAAAGTAGAAATTATTCATCAACATAATTTAGGCAAAgtagaaagaaaatttaaaagaaccAGCAAGATTTGTTGTTCAAGCTAGAATTGCTCACTATTTAGGAGTGGATTTGGAAACCACAGAAGCTAAAAAGTCTGAGCCATTAACAATTAACAATTCAGAGTCCAGCAAGTAAATTAGCATACCAGGAGGCAGCACTAATGAGCCCAGAACGATCAGTGCGGCAACTAAATTGAGTACTTGGAGCTTTATTTTTATATGCACCAGCTGCAGTCAATATCTCTGCATATGCCCAAACAATTGCAACTGACAAAATAACTGCAAATCGATCAAATAAGGCCCGTCTGCCTTTCATCAGGGGCGGAACGTACTGCAGTATATTGGCTAAATATCAGGTAGTCTGAGTGGTAATATAGCATAATTAAgtcttataaaaaaattatatagcaTAATTAAGTAGTAAGAAATAAGAACTTGGCTTAGCAGAAGACTGGGAAGTCCAAGGAGCAGTTAAACTACCCACCTGAGATAATAAAACCACTATGACCAACTCTGGAAGCCCGATTTCAACACAGTTAGCAAGCTGCAACCATCAACAGAAATCAGATAAAACACTTTGTTATTTTCAAGGGAAAGTTGTTTGTATCTAGCCAACTCTCTCTTCCCTCCTGGGCATAAAGATTAGATTAAAAACTTAGCTAAATTCAGTCTTGATTGGACCTTCTTGTTTAATCATCTaacattttacattttttcaAATAGAGATCTTCTGTTTAAGGGGGGGTGTTGTCATGATGGTGCAGGGAAGTATCAACTTCTCTTACTTGAGGAAAACCCAGTGCAAAGAGACCAAGTCCGGTGAGAGTGACGAGAGGAACTGCAGATAAAGGGCTAAGAAACCTGCATTACACACCATTCACACATACTGTTTATTTGAAGCCTTTACAAGAAACCCCATATTAATTTATTGCTATGTTTTCTACTCAGTATCATACCTCGCAACAATCCTCCAGAGTCCCAAAAAACCAATGATCATTGGCAGGAAAGACGCAACAATCAAGGCTCCTTGAAGAGCCTTCATTGATTCTCTAAACCtctaaagagagagagagaaacaaaaTCCTCAATCAAAgacaaaaaaatgaaacaaaagcAATCTCAAGGcctctttttctctaaaataaaaGAACCTGATGAGGATCAATGTAGAAGTTAAATCTTCGAGACAAAGCTACCGAGACAGCCGGGATGATGAAGGCATGTGATCCACCAATCACCACAGGCAACCGGGTTCCAAACCAAGTTTGTAATAAAGTATTAATTCCCGCAACAAACAACAAAGTGTTTATCATTTCAGCCTTCTCCACCTATGTATATGAGAGAACTGTTCAgttgaagagaaaatgaaggagATATGTTTCAGAAAACTGATAAGTTTTCTGGGAAAATGTTCTTACATTTCCACCACCCATCAAAGGAACGATTATAGTGGCGAGTGCAACAGTAGTTCCGAGCATCACTAAGTAATGCTGAAATCCCAGAAGTATGACTTCGGCTGCAGTTATTGGTAGCTTTAATGAGCTCCCATTTTCGTTTAACgtaaattataacatatttatatgaacAATCAAACATTATAAACAAGACTACGCTCTGGATTACACgagaaatgaagaaaaacagAGGAAAGACttaaaagggaaaataaatCCCTATTGCTTGGAATCCACGAAAACACAGAAACCATAGTTTCACGGGGAGCGATCAAGCTGTTTCACAATCGATTACGAAGAATTTAAGCAACTCTTTGTCAGTTTCCTATATATACTTCGCTACCCAACAAAAGAAAGTAAAGGTTTGTCGCAATCGCAAGAAAAATTTCCCCCCATTTCCTAATTGTAACGTTTTAGGCCAGGCAAACAGCACAGATACCAAAAAAAGTAATGGCTAGAAGCAAAGAACGGAATTGGaaaagagatgaagatgatgatacAGAAGATTGTttacaacaaaataacaaaagggTGTAAACCATTTGGGAAAAAACGCGGGAAAATAGATGGACAATCAGAGAGAGATGAAGAGTTAGAGATGAAGTAAAAACTCAAAGTGGAAGGGAAAAACAGAGCAGAACAGAGCAGAAGAGAACAGAGAGAGGGATGAGGGATGAAATACGCCATGGGGGGGAGCTGGAAACGCAGAAATCGATGCCGGGAAGTTGTTCTTTGATGGGATGAGGTTGAAACTCGTCGAGTTTCTGGGTTCCTCCGGCGGCCATTTCTCTTTCTCACTGAAAACTCTTCACAGAACGATGGAATGTGTAAAATGGGGGAAATGGAGaaggaaaaaggaagagaaaggGAGTTTGGTATGGGTATGGTTTGTTTGTTTATCTTCCTTATTGGTTGGGTTTCTGTTGGTACGGATTTCAGCTTCCTGCAAAAGATGGCACTGACGACACATACACACACAGCAAAGACTCCCCATGAAACCGACGGCGGGCCTGCCTTCTCTTTTATCATacaaatgaatcaaaatatttataaaatataaatattgatatattactttagtttaattaatttacacAAAGTATAAAAAACTATaatcgaaaaacaaaaaatatctatcaaacaaattattatttatgtttgttttttaaaaaaataagaaacataaatagttactaaatatattcatattttcagttcttaaaaaataagaaacatgaaACAAGAAAGAAGAGCAAAGAAATGAGAAACAAAAACGTTATCAAACGGATCCTAagctttaaattttgtgtctctCTGTTGTTTTAAATGGATTGGGACTTTCATTGAGGGAGTTTAAGAAGGGTCTTCTCCTTGGAATTTGTTGTCTTGAACTATGTTTTTCAGGGGGGTTTTTTTTCGGTGAGTTTGTCTAACTCGTATTATTGTGTGTTTGTTTGTGGTATTACCTCAGGTTGTAATGTCCTATTTTCTTTCTTACAATTCAATCTCTCTTTCCAAcgagaaaaataaatgattgGAGagcaataatatttataaagtaCATATATATGTAATCATTGTTGGCGATGAAATATTTTTACGGtggaattaaattgttatatttaaaatacaATGAATAGATGACTAAATTGTTGTAAGTCAAAGTTTAATAATTAAGGTCtcatttgataataattttgttttttgtttttatttttgaaaatgaagtctatttcatccacatttcttataataatttacataatttttcttaagtacgatggttgaattcttaaccaaaatccaaaaaacaaaaacaactttttgaaagctacttttcttagttctcaaaatttggcttggttttttaaatcattggtgtaaataataaaggaagaaatttggatgtaAAAATAGTGTTaataagcttaatttaaaagaaaaaaaaaaaagttaaatgttTTCCAAACTGGGCTTaagcaattaattaaaaatgtgttttaacttttctttttctttttttctttttctaatctTTATTTCTTCTTTGGTATAATTGATATTGATTAGTTGATTGTTTGGAAGTGTAAAGAGAGGAAGGAAAAGGGGGGTGACTttgtattaaagaaaatttattattcttcatcaaacattttaacttgacttactcttttttttttctttttcttttttttcagaacaattattattattattattattattttagaataggtgatattaataacaattatttaaaatagttttaaagtGAAATGATAACATGTTGGTTTTTAATTTAACTTACTATGTAAGTATGATATCATGAGCATTTACTGTTGAAGAACACGTGTCAGTCACTTATTATTACggctttaacaaaaaaaaaaaaaaaatcaaattggcATAATGCATAATTTCAACTAAGAGGACAACgttcaaatctaaaaaaataatggtttactataatataattaatgtatatataagttaatgatcaaatatgttaattaaccatcacttataaatagaaaggaaactaattattataatttttaaaaaaattaattcgaatcacatatttcatggtagttaacaaatacaTATGTTAGTATAGTTTATAGTCTATGGTGTTCTTTAAGAACATTGTAATTTTAATcatctaataaaaataattatgagttttaaattttaattatgacTCAATTGATAACCATATCGTTGGTTTTAATTATACCCAAgctttttaaagttttattgtAACTCTATAACTTATAAGTTTacagtttgtttttttttttttctaaatattttttgtaaGCTTTTACTATTGAAATTTATCTACACAGAAATTTGAAATTGCTTATGTGTGAACACATCTAAACATATATATGGAGAAAAGAATAGCGGTATATAGCACATTTGTGAGCCATATTTGTTGTTACTTCCTCCTTCAATCCTACaccctcattttttttaactattctTAACCTCTAATTTGTCTTATGGCGAGTGTGTTTAGATTTATTCACTCAAGTGACACATAGGTACAAGATTttctttattgaatttaattgcAAAAAATCTTCATTGattgttttagaaaaaaaaaatcaaacttcaaaaatcaaaaggacacttttcaaaatttagaggtaTAATTAAAATCAGTTAAAAgatattttggataatttaaccaattttttttatgaattttaacaTTTTGTCACAATAAGAAAACTTTGTACATACATTAGGAATGATCTTTTTAAAcacattaaaaaagaaaattgaccttgaaa contains:
- the LOC120090153 gene encoding nucleobase-ascorbate transporter 4 isoform X1; this encodes MAAGGTQKLDEFQPHPIKEQLPGIDFCVSSSPPWPEVILLGFQHYLVMLGTTVALATIIVPLMGGGNVEKAEMINTLLFVAGINTLLQTWFGTRLPVVIGGSHAFIIPAVSVALSRRFNFYIDPHQRFRESMKALQGALIVASFLPMIIGFLGLWRIVARFLSPLSAVPLVTLTGLGLFALGFPQLANCVEIGLPELVIVVLLSQYVPPLMKGRRALFDRFAVILSVAIVWAYAEILTAAGAYKNKAPSTQFSCRTDRSGLISAASWIKFPYPFQWGRPSFDAGDVFSMMASAFVAIIESTGTFIAAARYGSATHVPPSVLSRGVGWLGVGTFLDGIFGAGVGSTASVENAGLLGLTRVGSRRAVQISAGFMLFFSVLGKFGAVLASVPLSLMAALYCVLFAYVASAGLGFLQFCNLNSFRSKFVLGFSLFLGLSVPQYFNEYLFISGHGPVHTKAKWFNNIVQVIFSSPATVAAVVAFFLDITLMRNHSSTRRDSGRHWWEKFWSFNLDTRSEEFYSLPWNLNRFFPSF
- the LOC120090153 gene encoding nucleobase-ascorbate transporter 4 isoform X2; this encodes MVSVFSWIPSNRDLFSLLSLSSVFLHFSSEVILLGFQHYLVMLGTTVALATIIVPLMGGGNVEKAEMINTLLFVAGINTLLQTWFGTRLPVVIGGSHAFIIPAVSVALSRRFNFYIDPHQRFRESMKALQGALIVASFLPMIIGFLGLWRIVARFLSPLSAVPLVTLTGLGLFALGFPQLANCVEIGLPELVIVVLLSQYVPPLMKGRRALFDRFAVILSVAIVWAYAEILTAAGAYKNKAPSTQFSCRTDRSGLISAASWIKFPYPFQWGRPSFDAGDVFSMMASAFVAIIESTGTFIAAARYGSATHVPPSVLSRGVGWLGVGTFLDGIFGAGVGSTASVENAGLLGLTRVGSRRAVQISAGFMLFFSVLGKFGAVLASVPLSLMAALYCVLFAYVASAGLGFLQFCNLNSFRSKFVLGFSLFLGLSVPQYFNEYLFISGHGPVHTKAKWFNNIVQVIFSSPATVAAVVAFFLDITLMRNHSSTRRDSGRHWWEKFWSFNLDTRSEEFYSLPWNLNRFFPSF